In the genome of Deinococcus cellulosilyticus NBRC 106333 = KACC 11606, one region contains:
- a CDS encoding peptidoglycan DD-metalloendopeptidase family protein encodes MKSFSKNARRITAAAIALLLQQAVATPLVFPYNFRTATKTISVKSVESTVERGSAIVRIQPGDSLTQIAADYGVRVKSIMWATGIKKDQLKPGMLVRVPLVAVVENNITKLPPGVFVHEVESGETLSTIARRYGLSIIELISANPYTSSLDRMKEGDRLFIPSAQRGLIVKIKPGQDLVSLAEFYGVDVGQVAKANNATLPSDLSEGDYVLLPGVMAEGTLEALNTRRQNEIENRKKRELLERYQRYLVFVKRKKQQQYERYLAFLEEKKERKAREAELAKQQAIEEARQQAIAREQARKAEARAAVLAKQRQQQQAALAQQARAARRSTSKTSVVRTSFDSKPAASTGFQWPMRSFTITSGYGRRGFWIGSSNFHTGVDMGAPTGTPIYAASSGRITASGWGSYGINVFVSNGNMRVIYGHMSRTAVQVGQYVDRGDLLGYVGCTGICTGPHLHFEVQIGGSHVNPYNYLP; translated from the coding sequence TTGAAGTCATTTTCGAAAAACGCCCGTCGGATCACGGCGGCCGCGATTGCTCTACTGCTTCAGCAGGCGGTTGCAACACCTCTGGTGTTCCCCTACAACTTCCGTACTGCGACCAAAACCATCTCCGTCAAATCTGTGGAATCGACGGTTGAGCGTGGGTCTGCCATCGTTCGCATTCAGCCCGGAGATTCCCTCACCCAGATCGCAGCCGATTACGGGGTGCGTGTCAAATCCATCATGTGGGCCACAGGCATCAAGAAAGACCAGCTCAAACCTGGAATGCTCGTCCGGGTTCCGCTGGTGGCCGTGGTGGAAAACAACATCACCAAATTGCCCCCCGGAGTGTTTGTGCACGAAGTGGAATCAGGGGAGACCCTCTCCACCATTGCCCGGCGCTACGGCCTGTCGATCATCGAACTGATCAGTGCCAATCCCTACACTTCCAGTCTGGACCGCATGAAAGAAGGAGACAGGCTCTTCATTCCCAGTGCCCAGCGGGGTCTGATTGTCAAAATCAAACCCGGTCAGGACCTGGTGAGCCTTGCAGAATTCTACGGTGTGGATGTGGGACAGGTGGCCAAGGCCAACAATGCCACCCTGCCCTCCGACCTCTCTGAAGGCGACTATGTGCTCCTCCCGGGCGTGATGGCTGAAGGAACCCTTGAAGCCCTCAACACCCGCCGCCAGAACGAAATCGAAAACCGCAAGAAACGCGAGCTTCTGGAGCGTTACCAGCGTTACCTCGTTTTCGTGAAGCGCAAGAAACAGCAGCAATACGAGCGTTATCTGGCATTCCTTGAAGAGAAGAAGGAGCGCAAGGCCAGAGAGGCTGAACTGGCCAAACAGCAGGCCATCGAAGAGGCCAGACAGCAGGCCATTGCCCGTGAGCAGGCTCGCAAAGCGGAAGCCAGAGCAGCAGTCCTGGCCAAACAACGCCAGCAGCAGCAGGCCGCCCTGGCCCAGCAGGCCAGAGCCGCCAGACGCAGCACCAGCAAAACAAGCGTGGTGCGCACCTCTTTTGATTCCAAACCTGCAGCCTCAACAGGCTTCCAGTGGCCCATGCGCAGCTTCACCATCACCAGTGGATACGGCAGACGTGGGTTCTGGATTGGTTCCAGCAACTTCCACACCGGTGTGGACATGGGTGCACCCACAGGTACACCCATTTATGCTGCCTCAAGTGGTCGCATCACCGCTTCGGGCTGGGGAAGTTACGGTATCAATGTTTTTGTCTCCAATGGTAATATGAGGGTCATCTACGGACACATGAGCCGCACTGCAGTGCAGGTCGGGCAATATGTAGACCGTGGAGATTTGCTCGGGTATGTGGGCTGTACAGGCATTTGCACCGGACCCCACCTGCACTTTGAAGTGCAGATCGGCGGAAGCCACGTGAATCCTTACAACTACCTGCCCTGA
- a CDS encoding response regulator transcription factor: protein MQRILLVDDEEQILQLLEMFLEMNGYRPVLAHSRQEALRQVASNDIDLAILDVCLDDANGFDLGREIKADHPQLPLVFLTGLSAEKDRETGLSIGNAYLVKPFQPDVLLNVIQQQLSSSPA, encoded by the coding sequence ATGCAACGCATTTTGCTGGTAGATGATGAAGAACAAATTCTGCAACTGCTGGAGATGTTCCTGGAGATGAACGGGTACCGTCCGGTGCTCGCTCACTCCAGGCAGGAAGCCCTCCGTCAGGTGGCCAGCAATGACATTGATCTGGCCATTCTGGATGTGTGCCTGGATGATGCCAATGGTTTCGATCTGGGCCGAGAGATCAAAGCAGACCACCCACAGCTTCCTCTGGTCTTTCTGACTGGACTCAGTGCCGAGAAAGACCGGGAGACAGGCCTCAGCATTGGGAATGCATACCTGGTCAAACCTTTTCAGCCAGATGTGCTGCTGAACGTCATCCAGCAACAGCTTTCCAGTTCACCTGCTTAA
- the pdxS gene encoding pyridoxal 5'-phosphate synthase lyase subunit PdxS has translation MEKGTLPIKTGFAEMFKGGVIMDVVTPEQAIIAEQAGATAVMALERVPADIRADGGVARMSDPKMIKGIIEAVSIPVMAKVRIGHFVEAQILQALGVDFIDESEVLTPADESYHIFKHDFKVPFVCGAKNLGEALRRIGEGAAMIRTKGEAGTGNVVEAVRHARTVLGEIRAIQTKPVEELMTVARDLQAPYELVRYIHEHGKLPVVNFAAGGVATPADAALMMQLGLEGVFVGSGIFKSDNPEKRARAIVKAVTHYNDADILAEVSEDLGAPMTGIGIDEIIEADRMAKRGW, from the coding sequence ATGGAAAAAGGCACCTTACCCATCAAAACCGGTTTCGCAGAAATGTTCAAAGGCGGCGTGATCATGGACGTGGTCACCCCCGAACAGGCCATCATTGCAGAACAGGCCGGAGCCACTGCCGTCATGGCCCTTGAGCGCGTTCCTGCAGACATCCGTGCAGACGGTGGCGTTGCCCGCATGAGTGACCCCAAAATGATCAAAGGCATCATCGAGGCGGTCTCCATTCCCGTGATGGCCAAAGTGCGCATCGGTCACTTCGTGGAAGCCCAGATCCTGCAGGCCCTGGGTGTGGACTTCATCGACGAATCCGAAGTGCTGACCCCCGCAGACGAGTCCTACCACATCTTCAAGCACGACTTCAAAGTGCCCTTCGTGTGCGGAGCAAAAAACCTCGGGGAAGCCCTGCGCCGCATCGGTGAAGGTGCCGCAATGATCCGCACCAAAGGCGAAGCAGGCACCGGCAACGTGGTGGAAGCTGTGCGCCATGCCCGCACCGTTCTCGGTGAAATCCGTGCCATCCAGACCAAGCCCGTTGAGGAACTCATGACTGTGGCCCGTGACCTCCAGGCTCCCTATGAACTGGTCCGTTACATCCACGAGCACGGCAAACTGCCTGTTGTGAACTTCGCCGCAGGTGGCGTGGCCACCCCAGCAGACGCTGCCCTGATGATGCAACTGGGCCTCGAAGGTGTGTTCGTGGGCTCCGGCATCTTCAAATCCGACAACCCCGAAAAACGCGCCCGTGCCATCGTGAAGGCCGTCACCCACTACAACGACGCCGACATCCTGGCCGAAGTCTCCGAAGACCTCGGGGCACCCATGACTGGCATTGGCATCGATGAAATCATCGAAGCCGACAGAATGGCAAAACGGGGCTGGTAA
- the pdxT gene encoding pyridoxal 5'-phosphate synthase glutaminase subunit PdxT produces the protein MKIGVLALQGAFREHRQMLEKLGVEVTEVRLPKHLVGLSGLVIPGGESTTMGKLMMDYDLKEPIQKFYQEGGAIFGTCAGAIMLASEIEGQPKHIQGKQPSLELMDITVARNAFGRQVDSFKEPLTIKGLESSFDAVFIRAPVITHVGQDVEVLCEHQGQVVLARSGRLMAASFHPELTRDARVHELFLKTCVKA, from the coding sequence ATGAAAATCGGCGTTCTGGCCCTGCAGGGGGCCTTTCGTGAGCACAGACAGATGCTGGAAAAGCTGGGGGTGGAGGTCACTGAGGTCCGGCTCCCGAAACATCTTGTAGGTTTAAGTGGACTGGTGATTCCCGGAGGGGAGTCCACCACCATGGGCAAACTGATGATGGATTATGACCTGAAAGAACCCATCCAGAAGTTTTATCAGGAGGGTGGGGCCATTTTCGGGACCTGTGCCGGGGCGATCATGCTGGCCAGTGAGATTGAAGGGCAACCGAAGCACATCCAGGGCAAACAGCCCTCCCTGGAATTGATGGACATCACCGTGGCCCGCAATGCTTTCGGGCGTCAGGTGGACTCCTTCAAAGAACCCCTGACCATCAAAGGTCTGGAGAGCAGCTTTGATGCGGTCTTCATCCGGGCTCCAGTGATCACCCATGTGGGTCAGGATGTGGAGGTGCTCTGTGAGCACCAGGGGCAAGTGGTGCTGGCCCGTTCTGGTCGCCTGATGGCTGCGAGCTTTCACCCAGAACTGACCAGAGATGCCAGGGTCCACGAACTCTTCCTGAAAACTTGCGTGAAAGCGTAA
- a CDS encoding aspartate kinase produces MIIMKFGGTLMGSAQAIQHSAGLVAHTVQQGERAVAVVSAMSGVTDTLIKVAGSAENGDIAFANDELALLRNRHLNTAHELGAAPDSHTMLEIRELLETLRQTVVGVYLLRELSPRSRDLIVSFGERLSAPLMAIALQQLGVHAHNLTGGQAGILTDQHFGNARPLPEAFDRIPARLEGLFGAGITPVVAGFIGETKEGAITTLGRGGTDYTATIIGAALKADEVWAWKDVDGVMTTDPRMVPEAQNIQHLSYAEIMELAFFGAKVLHPLAVTPLQEHAIPLRVKSAADPSFAGTLITGKAVRNKPVKAVTAIRQVSIITVGGALVGVPETVAEIFDTLARAQIPVLMISQSSSMANVSLVIQNAYARKAMSELKAAFAKADLVRDFEFQENIAVVAIVGEGMRGARGIAAKLFSALAEEGINLLMISQGSSEFNISLAIEDRDVAKAVQAAHKAFELEKAD; encoded by the coding sequence ATGATTATCATGAAATTCGGTGGCACGCTGATGGGCTCAGCGCAGGCCATCCAACATTCCGCAGGTCTGGTGGCACATACCGTCCAGCAAGGGGAGAGAGCGGTGGCTGTGGTGTCCGCCATGTCGGGTGTGACCGACACCCTGATCAAGGTGGCAGGCAGTGCAGAAAACGGCGACATCGCCTTCGCCAACGACGAACTGGCCCTCCTGAGGAACCGTCACCTGAACACCGCCCATGAACTGGGTGCTGCTCCAGACAGCCACACCATGCTGGAAATCCGCGAACTGCTTGAAACCCTGCGCCAGACGGTGGTGGGTGTGTACCTGCTTCGCGAACTGAGCCCCAGAAGCCGTGACCTGATCGTGTCCTTCGGAGAGCGTCTTTCTGCCCCCCTGATGGCCATTGCCCTGCAGCAACTCGGTGTGCATGCCCACAACCTGACCGGGGGTCAGGCGGGCATCCTCACCGACCAGCACTTTGGCAATGCCCGTCCGCTGCCGGAGGCCTTTGATCGCATTCCTGCTCGCCTGGAAGGACTTTTTGGTGCAGGCATCACCCCTGTGGTCGCTGGTTTTATCGGGGAGACCAAAGAGGGCGCCATCACCACCCTCGGGCGTGGAGGCACGGACTACACCGCCACCATCATCGGTGCTGCCCTCAAAGCCGATGAAGTGTGGGCCTGGAAGGACGTGGATGGGGTCATGACCACCGATCCCCGCATGGTCCCTGAAGCCCAGAACATCCAGCACCTCTCGTACGCCGAGATCATGGAGCTGGCTTTCTTCGGGGCAAAAGTGCTGCACCCCCTGGCCGTGACCCCTCTGCAGGAGCACGCCATCCCCCTGCGTGTGAAGAGTGCCGCTGATCCTTCCTTCGCAGGCACCCTGATCACTGGCAAGGCCGTGCGCAACAAGCCTGTGAAGGCCGTAACGGCCATCCGTCAGGTGTCCATCATCACCGTGGGTGGAGCCCTGGTGGGTGTGCCCGAGACGGTTGCTGAGATCTTCGATACACTGGCCCGGGCCCAGATCCCGGTCCTGATGATCTCCCAGAGTTCCAGCATGGCCAACGTGTCTCTGGTGATCCAGAACGCTTACGCCAGAAAAGCCATGTCTGAGCTCAAGGCTGCTTTTGCCAAAGCGGACCTGGTGCGGGATTTTGAATTCCAGGAGAACATCGCTGTGGTCGCCATCGTCGGTGAAGGCATGCGTGGGGCCAGAGGGATTGCTGCCAAACTCTTCTCTGCACTGGCAGAAGAGGGCATCAACCTGCTGATGATCTCCCAGGGGTCTTCCGAGTTCAACATCTCCCTGGCCATTGAGGACCGGGATGTGGCCAAGGCCGTTCAGGCCGCCCACAAGGCTTTCGAACTGGAAAAAGCCGACTGA
- a CDS encoding metallophosphoesterase family protein: MKLAFISDIHANIHALQAAWRVIQDSRVDQVISLGDLVGYGASPAECIEFVRNHSITCGLGSSDLRVSFEGVAKAERRKGISEEVLEWTRGVLSKEDKLYLQSFSPTGRLMTPYGRLRYCHGSPLSPEGRLDLSQGSKTLEDLLTSLNCKILVCGGSHIPMVRELRNGGYVVDPGSVGLTLNREPGADVCIMDIGEQEVKIKMHKVVYDFHAAAFDILAWNLPPVLVQVIQTGKFS; this comes from the coding sequence ATGAAACTGGCCTTCATCAGCGACATCCATGCCAACATCCACGCCTTGCAAGCCGCCTGGAGAGTCATCCAGGACTCCCGAGTGGATCAGGTCATCTCCCTTGGTGACCTGGTAGGTTACGGAGCCAGCCCCGCAGAGTGCATCGAGTTTGTGCGCAACCACTCCATCACCTGCGGACTGGGCAGCAGCGATCTGAGAGTCAGCTTTGAAGGCGTCGCCAAAGCCGAGCGACGCAAAGGCATTTCCGAGGAGGTCCTGGAATGGACCCGAGGGGTGCTCTCCAAAGAAGACAAGCTCTATCTGCAATCCTTCAGCCCCACCGGAAGGCTCATGACCCCTTATGGTCGCTTGCGCTACTGCCACGGCAGTCCTTTAAGTCCAGAAGGACGCCTGGACCTCTCTCAGGGCAGCAAAACCCTCGAGGACCTGCTCACTTCGCTCAACTGCAAGATTCTGGTCTGCGGCGGAAGCCACATCCCCATGGTGCGTGAATTGCGCAATGGTGGGTACGTGGTTGATCCCGGATCGGTGGGCCTCACCCTCAACCGTGAGCCCGGAGCAGACGTGTGCATCATGGACATCGGTGAGCAGGAAGTCAAAATCAAGATGCACAAAGTGGTTTACGACTTCCATGCCGCAGCCTTCGACATTCTCGCCTGGAACCTGCCTCCGGTGCTCGTTCAAGTGATCCAGACCGGAAAGTTCTCTTAA
- the lnt gene encoding apolipoprotein N-acyltransferase, with product MFLLPFIFLALSSLNIIWGFLTPLFLAWVFKVLIDTQTRRAALRRMFWGMSLFFAIFLYWLPISFYGQYGIFGAVIFIPLWFIEGAFWMLMAAVVFNLSRDRYTRLWLLAFGWVLLEWLRHLGMFAFPWGTLGYTLLGTPLIQAADLGGVMLLSLLTTVTAAALVSVLEGQFIPVALTAALWVGGWFYGITRDAPTGTPQQATLVQGNIDPRLKAQDVNHQMRSIDIYNNLSQGTGLFIWPETAIYDHNLEEAQPAQLITGMSDQTTIHNRVVAREVDVASNQTRVTTHDKIRLVPFGEWYPMREQLASVYEPIEKQLGVYLGSWRVGEKAEPLEMEGQKLGTYVCYESVFGWIARRMVLNGADVLVNVSNDAWFGTGAGLRQHYDMGRVRAIETHRYILRAGNTGVTAVIDPLGRTLERLPLWEEGTLKANYQSLTGATIYMLVGDWLVIGICLFGSIWVLFTGSRKARVLL from the coding sequence GTGTTTCTCCTCCCTTTCATTTTTCTGGCACTCAGCAGCCTGAACATCATCTGGGGCTTTTTGACTCCGCTTTTTTTGGCCTGGGTATTTAAAGTTCTGATTGACACACAGACCCGCCGTGCTGCCCTGCGCCGCATGTTCTGGGGAATGAGCCTGTTTTTTGCCATTTTTCTGTACTGGCTTCCCATCAGTTTTTATGGCCAGTATGGGATTTTTGGAGCGGTCATCTTCATTCCGCTGTGGTTCATTGAGGGGGCATTCTGGATGCTGATGGCCGCAGTGGTCTTCAACCTGAGCCGTGACCGCTACACCAGACTGTGGTTGTTGGCCTTTGGCTGGGTGCTGCTGGAGTGGTTGCGTCACCTCGGCATGTTCGCCTTCCCCTGGGGGACACTGGGGTACACATTGCTGGGCACCCCTCTGATTCAGGCCGCAGACCTTGGAGGAGTGATGCTGCTGAGCCTTCTCACCACGGTCACGGCTGCAGCCCTGGTGAGTGTGCTGGAAGGACAGTTCATTCCTGTTGCCTTGACGGCCGCTTTGTGGGTGGGCGGCTGGTTCTATGGCATCACGCGCGATGCACCCACGGGAACCCCCCAGCAGGCCACACTGGTGCAGGGAAACATTGATCCCAGACTCAAGGCGCAGGATGTGAACCACCAGATGCGGTCCATCGACATCTACAACAACCTGAGTCAGGGGACAGGGCTTTTCATCTGGCCCGAAACCGCCATTTACGACCACAATCTGGAAGAGGCGCAACCTGCACAGCTCATCACCGGCATGAGCGACCAGACCACCATCCACAACCGCGTGGTGGCCCGTGAGGTGGATGTGGCCTCCAACCAGACCCGCGTGACGACCCACGACAAAATCCGCCTGGTGCCCTTTGGTGAGTGGTATCCCATGCGTGAACAACTGGCCTCCGTCTATGAACCCATCGAGAAACAGCTGGGCGTGTACCTGGGAAGCTGGCGTGTGGGCGAAAAAGCCGAGCCTCTGGAGATGGAGGGTCAGAAACTGGGCACTTACGTGTGTTACGAGAGCGTTTTTGGCTGGATTGCCCGCCGCATGGTCCTGAATGGTGCAGATGTGCTGGTCAATGTTTCAAACGATGCCTGGTTCGGCACAGGTGCAGGCCTGAGGCAGCACTATGACATGGGACGTGTGCGTGCCATCGAGACCCACCGTTACATCCTGAGGGCCGGGAACACCGGGGTCACGGCAGTGATTGACCCTCTGGGGCGCACCCTGGAGCGCCTCCCCCTGTGGGAGGAAGGCACCCTGAAAGCAAACTACCAGTCCCTGACCGGAGCAACAATTTACATGCTGGTCGGAGACTGGCTGGTGATTGGCATCTGCCTTTTTGGCAGCATCTGGGTGCTGTTTACAGGGTCCAGGAAAGCTCGAGTGCTTCTATAA
- a CDS encoding Cof-type HAD-IIB family hydrolase — translation MLKLVCIDVDGTLVGSSGTVLEEVWEATREARKRGQHLVLCTGRPAFGKALGYAKQLDPEGWHIFQNGASIYHVQTEETLSVPFPEELLPEFERLGKEKNWVLELYSDTDYAVEDTHRFAREHADLLGLPFDPKPFSALKGTPVRAQWVVPIEQTQECMALMPESVTLSPAGSPIMPDAMFISMTRRGVSKASGIEKIAARLGLTVDQVMMVGDGHNDAEAMRVVGHGVAMANADDEARAAANHHVGHVDEGGLIEALELSWTL, via the coding sequence GTGTTGAAACTGGTATGCATTGATGTGGATGGAACGCTGGTCGGCTCAAGTGGAACCGTTCTCGAAGAAGTCTGGGAAGCCACCCGGGAAGCCAGAAAACGGGGGCAGCATCTGGTCCTGTGCACCGGACGCCCGGCCTTTGGCAAGGCCCTGGGATATGCAAAGCAACTCGACCCTGAAGGCTGGCACATCTTCCAGAATGGAGCAAGCATTTATCACGTTCAGACGGAAGAAACCCTCTCTGTGCCTTTCCCAGAGGAACTGCTGCCTGAGTTTGAAAGACTGGGCAAAGAAAAAAACTGGGTGCTGGAACTGTACTCTGACACGGATTATGCCGTTGAGGACACCCACAGGTTCGCCCGTGAACATGCCGACCTGCTCGGGCTCCCTTTTGATCCCAAGCCCTTCAGTGCACTGAAAGGGACCCCTGTGCGTGCCCAGTGGGTGGTGCCCATCGAGCAAACCCAGGAATGCATGGCCCTGATGCCTGAAAGTGTCACGCTCTCCCCTGCTGGAAGTCCGATCATGCCGGATGCCATGTTCATCTCCATGACCCGCAGGGGCGTCTCCAAGGCCTCAGGGATTGAAAAAATCGCTGCCAGGCTGGGTCTGACAGTGGATCAGGTGATGATGGTGGGCGATGGTCACAACGACGCCGAGGCCATGCGGGTGGTCGGTCATGGAGTCGCCATGGCCAACGCCGATGACGAAGCCCGTGCTGCCGCCAACCACCATGTGGGCCATGTGGATGAAGGCGGCCTTATAGAAGCACTCGAGCTTTCCTGGACCCTGTAA
- a CDS encoding AAA family ATPase, with protein sequence MIIWINGPFGVGKTQTAFELHFRLPGSFVSDPEQHGFALFKTLPRELRGDFQDLPMWRQTTFETLRYLDQSHHGVTIVPMTVVNPQYFAETVGQLREAGVDVQHFSLLASKETLLKRLRSRGDSSRSWAAQQVERCMDGLQDPVFATHVQTENLTIAGQAETIAEACGLTLLPAQKNRIAQALRRFSTVLHHIR encoded by the coding sequence ATGATCATCTGGATCAATGGACCATTTGGTGTGGGCAAGACCCAGACTGCATTTGAACTGCATTTTCGCCTGCCAGGAAGTTTTGTCAGTGATCCGGAACAGCACGGCTTTGCATTGTTCAAAACCCTTCCACGTGAACTCAGAGGAGACTTTCAGGACCTTCCAATGTGGCGACAGACCACCTTTGAAACCCTCAGGTACCTGGACCAGAGCCACCATGGAGTCACCATTGTTCCCATGACCGTGGTCAACCCTCAGTACTTTGCGGAAACCGTGGGTCAACTCAGGGAGGCAGGGGTGGATGTCCAACACTTCAGCCTTCTGGCCTCCAAAGAAACCCTTCTGAAAAGGCTCAGGAGCAGGGGAGATTCTTCCCGCTCCTGGGCTGCCCAGCAGGTGGAACGCTGTATGGATGGCTTGCAAGATCCAGTGTTTGCCACCCATGTTCAGACGGAAAACCTGACCATTGCGGGGCAGGCAGAGACCATAGCAGAAGCCTGCGGTCTGACCCTGTTGCCTGCCCAGAAAAACCGGATTGCTCAGGCGCTGAGGAGGTTCTCAACGGTTTTGCATCACATCCGCTGA
- a CDS encoding cation:proton antiporter yields the protein MQLLDAFALIITLTALFAYFNEKFLKLPSTIGVTLVGLVASLFLLAVNAMGANLVPTAQKVLEQIDFGTFLMEGVLSFLLFAGALNVNAEVLRKYKTPVLVMAVFSTLISTFLIGGLTYWILGLFGMQIPLIYALLFGALISPTDPIAVLDLVKRAKVPQKLESLIAGESLFNDGVGVVVFAVIASLAFGGGHGGHEAMGALDILRLFAQEALGGALFGAVLGYFAFLMLRSIDQYIPELLITIALVMGGYALAQTLHVSGPIAMVIAGLIIGQQGRQHAMSDKTREHVDQFWEMTDQILNAVLFVLIGLEVLLLKWPDNGHLLLLVMVPVVLAVRWISVGLPVSLLRKPFALQPYTVRMMTWGGLRGGIAIALALSIPVESAYRELILTLTYGVVVFSILVQGLTVMPLAVKAAAEGSADVMQNR from the coding sequence ATGCAGCTACTTGACGCTTTTGCTCTGATCATCACCCTGACCGCACTTTTCGCCTATTTCAACGAGAAATTCCTCAAACTGCCATCCACCATCGGGGTGACCCTGGTGGGTCTGGTGGCTTCATTGTTCCTGCTTGCTGTGAATGCCATGGGGGCAAACCTTGTTCCAACAGCTCAGAAAGTGCTGGAGCAGATCGATTTCGGGACCTTCCTGATGGAAGGGGTCTTGAGTTTCCTGCTGTTTGCAGGTGCCCTGAATGTCAATGCAGAGGTGCTCAGAAAGTACAAGACTCCTGTGCTGGTGATGGCCGTGTTCAGCACACTGATCTCGACTTTTTTGATTGGTGGGCTCACGTACTGGATTCTGGGACTCTTTGGCATGCAGATTCCTCTGATTTATGCTCTGCTGTTCGGGGCCCTGATCTCTCCCACAGATCCCATTGCGGTGCTGGATCTGGTCAAGCGGGCAAAAGTCCCCCAAAAGCTTGAAAGCCTGATTGCAGGTGAGTCCCTGTTCAATGACGGTGTGGGCGTGGTGGTTTTTGCAGTGATCGCCAGTCTGGCCTTTGGAGGTGGGCATGGTGGGCATGAGGCAATGGGAGCACTGGACATCCTGCGTCTGTTTGCCCAGGAAGCTCTGGGAGGTGCCCTGTTCGGAGCTGTGCTGGGTTATTTCGCTTTTCTGATGCTGCGCAGCATCGACCAGTACATTCCAGAACTCCTGATCACCATTGCCCTGGTGATGGGAGGGTACGCTCTGGCCCAGACCTTACATGTGTCTGGCCCCATTGCCATGGTGATTGCGGGCCTGATCATCGGGCAGCAGGGCAGGCAGCATGCCATGAGTGACAAAACCCGTGAACACGTGGACCAGTTCTGGGAAATGACGGACCAGATCCTGAATGCAGTGCTGTTCGTGTTGATCGGTCTGGAAGTGCTGCTGCTGAAATGGCCCGACAACGGTCACCTGCTCCTGCTGGTGATGGTTCCTGTGGTTCTGGCGGTGCGCTGGATCAGCGTGGGGTTGCCTGTCTCCCTTTTGCGCAAACCTTTTGCCTTGCAGCCCTATACTGTGCGCATGATGACCTGGGGAGGACTCAGAGGAGGAATTGCCATTGCTCTGGCCCTTTCCATCCCTGTTGAAAGTGCTTACCGTGAACTGATTCTGACGTTGACCTATGGGGTGGTGGTGTTCAGCATTCTCGTGCAGGGCCTGACCGTGATGCCCCTGGCCGTGAAAGCCGCCGCCGAGGGATCAGCGGATGTGATGCAAAACCGTTGA
- a CDS encoding YbjN domain-containing protein, whose amino-acid sequence MSDVALLTLDTIAKYLKEKEVHLDVQENNGQRFIRMGWKFEMGDAAVLVSVSDGPNDTSRLEITCVTQKTYTERRDEVVTMLNQRNRERAFSRSIDDDGNVWLEYVGFYPTLCEFPQTTFDTLFSGVLMHFQDDYASLEGYVPAAQA is encoded by the coding sequence ATGTCTGATGTCGCTCTGCTGACGCTCGATACCATCGCGAAGTACCTGAAAGAAAAAGAAGTGCACCTGGATGTCCAGGAGAACAATGGTCAACGCTTCATCCGCATGGGCTGGAAATTTGAAATGGGCGACGCTGCTGTTCTGGTCAGTGTTTCTGACGGTCCCAACGACACCAGCCGTCTAGAAATCACCTGCGTGACCCAGAAGACCTACACCGAGCGCCGTGACGAAGTGGTCACCATGCTGAACCAGCGCAACCGTGAACGCGCTTTTTCCCGCAGCATCGACGACGATGGCAACGTGTGGCTGGAGTACGTGGGCTTCTACCCCACCCTCTGCGAATTCCCCCAGACCACCTTTGACACCCTGTTCAGCGGTGTGCTGATGCACTTCCAGGACGATTATGCCTCCCTGGAAGGTTACGTTCCTGCTGCCCAGGCTTAA
- a CDS encoding septal ring lytic transglycosylase RlpA family protein — protein sequence MKYLLAILLLVVPMMGMAQTQALQTGYAVYYGGLKDKETPLTAAHPTLPFGTWVEVKHQKTGKTIRVKINDRGPFGNKQRIIDLSIAAAKALGIISEGVAPVEIRVVSGN from the coding sequence ATGAAGTACCTTCTGGCCATTCTTCTGCTGGTTGTGCCCATGATGGGCATGGCCCAGACCCAGGCCCTACAGACCGGTTATGCCGTGTATTATGGCGGCCTCAAAGACAAAGAAACCCCCCTCACAGCGGCCCACCCCACCCTGCCTTTTGGCACCTGGGTGGAGGTCAAACACCAGAAGACCGGAAAAACCATCCGGGTCAAGATCAATGACCGGGGACCTTTTGGCAACAAACAGCGCATCATTGATCTGTCCATCGCTGCTGCAAAAGCACTGGGAATCATCTCTGAGGGCGTTGCACCTGTGGAAATCCGGGTTGTTTCAGGCAACTGA